GTCTGGTTCGAATCGCGGTGTAAACAGATGGTCTCCTATTCGCCGTCTACGGCCAGCTGTTAGGATCGATGGAGTTACCAACCTGGGCCGTTCATGTTTTAAGAATCTAGAACCAGGGGCCCAGATTGAAAATGTGGAGGAAGCCCATGAGCAAGAAGTCCAAGTTGAGATCCCTGAAGCTGAGCCTGTTGACATTCACGTGCAGCTTGTTATGGTCCAAATCTATGGAGATGGAGTAGCTGAAGATAACCAACCAAATCATGGAGGAGCTGAAGATAACCAAGGAGCTGAACCAGGCACAGAACGTAACGAGTCCAAGTGGTGTTACATCTTAACACTTTTCATGGTGGGATGCATAATTGTGATgaagaaataaaatttctaaatgcgTTTCTAGGTTACATTCGTTTTACGTCCATTAGCTTGATTACACATTTCCTTAACCTTTTGTAATCAAATTGttgtaaataaataagaaacaatTGTTCAGCCTTGAGAAACaagtagaattttttttataaaaccttgATTAGCATAATTGTATTAACAGTTGCATGTGAAACATATATGGTATAACctttttttaatcattataaCAGTACCCAAAGGAAGCTAGGATTGATAAACTCAAAAGTCTCTCAAGGATTGATTGTGTGggtctctctttctctagcCTGTCTTCTGCGTCTCTCCATAgaccgaaaacaaaaaaaaaatcgattcaATGGCGAGCGAACTAGCGGAAAAAGCTAAAGAGGCTTTCTTAGAGGACGACTTCGATGTCGCCGTTGACTTATACTCCAGAGCCATTGACTTGGATCCCAATTGCGCCGCCTTCTTCGCCGATCGTGCTCAGGCCAACATCAAAATCCTTAACTTTACCGGTAATTACACGATTCGTTTCTTTTTACGTAATTCGATCTGTTCATAGCGTAACCAAACTTAATTTTAGGCTTCTTTTGTTATCTTGATTGATTGGTGTACTTTGTAATCGTGCATCAGTTTGATTCTTGCTTGATTATAATTGTTGTGCTTCGACTCTCTATGCATCTTTTCTAAGTGATTAGTATAAAGGTTGAATTGATTATAATTGATGTTGAATTTTTGTGGTTTTTCAATCAATGAGCAGAAGCTGTTGCAGATGCCAACAAAGCCATTGAGTTGGAGCCTACGTTGTCTAAAGCTTACCTCAGAAAAGGGTATAGAGTTTAATGAACTTAACCTTGATGAAGAAATCATAATTGTATCACCTTCTGATACTATTCTGTATTTGCAGCACTGCTTGTATGAAGCTAGAGGAATACAGTACTGCTAAAGCAGCCCTTCAAAAGGGCGCTTCCATTGCACCAATTGAATCAAAGTTTAACAAGTTGATAGATGAATGCAATCTTCACATTGCAGGTATTAAACTAACTCCATAGCTTAAGAAAGAATGTGCTAAAACGAGTCTTCACCTATGCTCTTAGATTTATGATATGATCGTTGTGTCTTTTCtttagaagaagagaaagatttGGCTCAACAGATGCCGCCCACCTTGCCTTCAAGCTCTACCACTCCACCACTAGCAACTGCAGCTGATTCTCCTCCTGCAGCACCTGCCAAACCCATTTTCAGGTTGCATAGTTATTACTTATCAGAAGTGTTGCTttcactttttaattttatttttttgtatcacTAAATATTATCTCAAACTGGATGATTCAACAGACACGAGTTCTACCAGAAGCCGGAAGAAGTGGTGGTGACAGTTTTCGCTAAAGGGATACCAAAGCAGAACGTGAATGTCGAGTTTGGTGATCAGATTGTGAGTATCCTGCCACCATATGAATGCATTGCTCTGATCTGAACCTGGTAATCTGACATTTTGTACTGATTATTGGGGATTTTTCTGCAGCTGAGTGTTGTGATTGATGTTGCTGGAGAGGAAGCTTATCACTTCCAGCCAAGATTGTTTGGGAAGGTAAATTCTTTATCCGACCAGTGAAACTGTGGTGTTCTTCTACATGACTTTTACTAAAACCGTTCATCATGGGTTTTATTCAGATAATACCAGACAAGTGCAGATATGAAGTATTGTCAACCAAAGTTGAGATCCGTCTCGCAAAAGCAGAGATAATCACTTGGGCCTCCCTTGAATATGTCAAAGGGCAAGCTCTTCTGCCTAAACCCAATGTCGCATCAGGTTTCTTTTACcctacaacattttttttttgtttccaaacaGCAATTGTACAAAGCTTGAACCACTGAAGCGAACTCATGTGATTTTGTGATCATATGCAGCGGTTTCGCAGAGGCCGGTGTACCCATCATCTAAGCCGGCGAAAGACTGGGACAAGCTGGAGGCTGAAGTGAAGAAACAGGTTCCTCTTTTAGCTCCAGAGCCTTTGCTGTACTTTACTTTTAATCCTATTTTCTGCTTATCGCTTTTGAATAAATGCAGGAGAAGGATGAGAAGCTAGATGGAGATGCAGCTATGAACAAGTTTTTCAGCGATATATACCAGAGTGCTGATGAGGATATGAGGCGAGCCATGAACAAATCATTTGTGAGCTAATCAATCTCTCTTTTGGTTAAACAACTTTTCCTTTCTCCTTTTGCCTTATGTTACGGACGTTTTTGTGTTGGATAGGCTGAGTCAAATGGGACAGTGCTGTCTACGAACTGGAAAGAGGTTGGGACTAAGAAAGTGGAGAGCACTCCACCAGATGGTATGGAGCTCAAGAAATGGGAGTATTGATGATCTTTTTAAATCCTTTTATCTGGTCTTTTCAAAAATCTCTGACAAATCTTTAAAGTTCCATTGGTTTTTCAAGTTTGGGTCTGAGAAAACGAGTGTGCTAGAAAACCGCGCAAGTTTGTGCTTTGTACCTTTTCTTCTCCCTCGAGAGAGGGCTTCGAATGACATTCTTGCATTGTTATCTCACGTTAGATTATAAACCCAACTTTCTTAAGTTGAAAAATGCCGTATCAGTTACAAAACAAtctaacaaaaccaaaatctttgcatcaatcaaacaaaacaacaaacgGTATTGCCTCAAATCACCTACATTACATTGACCATAAAGTTCGAACCCTTCGGCTTCACTCTTCTCTTGATTCCCCCATCTCAACCACCTTTTCCCCCCTGCGAagtaaaaaagttataacattttaaacttaAATCCATATTGAGAAAACCATGCGCATTTACATGAGAGTTTCACCTTATGAGGTGGGGTTCCTGGCCTATGAACGTTGTTGTTGTATCCAAATCTTCCTTTCTTCTCAGTTGACTTGAGGATTTGGAAAGAACATGTCAAACTATCATCAACACTCATCATTGCGCCAGCATTGTCAAACTCACCACAGTAGTTGGGTGCAGAGAATATTGTCACCAGTTGTCTCTTTGCAAAGAACTCATATCCATCTTCTACAACCTGCGATATCAGTTGTAACAATTTGATTTAGCTACAAACCACATGCCTCTGCGTATGAGAGAGACTACACGCATCCTAGTATTAGCAATTGCATCACCAATATGATGTTAGAAAAATGATttatgctttcttaacacccaGAATCAGCTCAACACAAAAGAAGAAATGAAGTAACATCTCAGGCCTAATCATCATAAGCCTTTACTATTTATGCTCAATGAATAACTATGTAACCCGGTTCTTGCATAGAGCAGCTGATAACATGCTTGCTAATGTGGTTTAGCTTTACCTGATGAGCTCGGCAAACAAGATCAAGGTCATGAGTCTGAAGGAACTCAGCCACTTTGTCGGGACCAAATGTATAAGACACACCTCTGTCATTCTCCCCCCAGCCTTGGATTTCTTTGTCAGGATCAGCCCATAACAAATCACAAAGGACGCCCTGATCAGGAACATCAACAGGACGAGGAATCCGCCTGATATCATCCAAGGTCTTGAGATCAGGAGAAAGTCCACCGTGCATACAGAGGATCTTGTCGTCGATGAGAGCAGCAACGGGGAGACAGTTGAAACAGTCGGTGAAACTCTTCCACAGGCGCACGTTGTATCTTCTCTTGCACTCATCGTAGAAGCCGTAAACACGGTTGATAGAAGCGCATTCGTGATTGCCTCTGAGGAGAAAGAAGTTGAGCTTGTATTTGAGCTTGTAGGCAAGGAGAAGGCATATGGTCTCTATGCTCCGCTTACCACGATCAACGTAGTCTCCGAGGAACAAGTAATTTGCAGCTGGAGGGTAGCCGCCGTACTCAAACAACCGCAAGAGGTCTGGAAACTGACCATGAACATCACCTGCTCATCACATGTTATGTTAAAGGTCACATCTTTACTAATAAAACTAACTAAAAACCATTACTTGAAGTGACAAGCAACATCAAGCTCACAAGTAAAGCTAAGCTGCCTCAACAACATACTTAGAAAGCTTAATAAGCATTACACCATAATCAAAAAACCCACAACACAAGAAGCAATGCGAGATAATATGAGCAAGCAGAGACAAAAAAGGATGCATCTTTGTTGAGTAATATTTTACCGCAAATCTTGATAGGAGCCTCGAGCTCGAGGAGATTAGGCTGGCTGAGAAAAACCTCTTTGGAAGCAGAGCAGAGCTGGCGTATCTCAGCCTCGAGTAGCTTCACCTGCTTCCCGTTGTTAGTCTCCAACAGCCGCCGTATTATATCGTCCAGCAAATTCTCGTCCATCGTACCGACAagcctaaaaccctaaaccccctTTCTCGGAAACGAATACAAATCCGACGACGGAGAGAGTTAAGTAGGTGAAtaaaatggggggggggggggaggggagGAGGAGACCCCAATTCGTAAACCCTAGAAACGCTTATAAAACTCAAAGCAGGAGCTGTGCTGAGCGGAGCAAGTGGGCCCTACCTGGTTTACGCACGTGTAGAGTCCTCTTACCCACGTGCGGACCCTTGATTAGTCTTCCCGTTatgagatttttcttttttcatcttcgttaattattttcaaatcgtATCCAAGAATCAATGATATTGTTATTACCTCGTTCATTATTAATTGGA
This genomic stretch from Brassica napus cultivar Da-Ae chromosome C9, Da-Ae, whole genome shotgun sequence harbors:
- the LOC106445172 gene encoding protein SGT1 homolog B-like isoform X2, with the translated sequence MASELAEKAKEAFLEDDFDVAVDLYSRAIDLDPNCAAFFADRAQANIKILNFTEAVADANKAIELEPTLSKAYLRKGTACMKLEEYSTAKAALQKGASIAPIESKFNKLIDECNLHIAEEKDLAQQMPPTLPSSSTTPPLATAADSPPAAPAKPIFRHEFYQKPEEVVVTVFAKGIPKQNVNVEFGDQILSVVIDVAGEEAYHFQPRLFGKIIPDKCRYEVLSTKVEIRLAKAEIITWASLEYVKGQALLPKPNVASAVSQRPVYPSSKPAKDWDKLEAEVKKQEKDEKLDGDAAMNKFFSDIYQSADEDMRRAMNKSFAESNGTVLSTNWKEVGTKKVESTPPDGMELKKWEY
- the LOC106445172 gene encoding protein SGT1 homolog B-like isoform X1: MASELAEKAKEAFLEDDFDVAVDLYSRAIDLDPNCAAFFADRAQANIKILNFTEAVADANKAIELEPTLSKAYLRKGTACMKLEEYSTAKAALQKGASIAPIESKFNKLIDECNLHIAEEEKDLAQQMPPTLPSSSTTPPLATAADSPPAAPAKPIFRHEFYQKPEEVVVTVFAKGIPKQNVNVEFGDQILSVVIDVAGEEAYHFQPRLFGKIIPDKCRYEVLSTKVEIRLAKAEIITWASLEYVKGQALLPKPNVASAVSQRPVYPSSKPAKDWDKLEAEVKKQEKDEKLDGDAAMNKFFSDIYQSADEDMRRAMNKSFAESNGTVLSTNWKEVGTKKVESTPPDGMELKKWEY
- the LOC106445173 gene encoding serine/threonine-protein phosphatase PP1 isozyme 6, translated to MDENLLDDIIRRLLETNNGKQVKLLEAEIRQLCSASKEVFLSQPNLLELEAPIKICGDVHGQFPDLLRLFEYGGYPPAANYLFLGDYVDRGKRSIETICLLLAYKLKYKLNFFLLRGNHECASINRVYGFYDECKRRYNVRLWKSFTDCFNCLPVAALIDDKILCMHGGLSPDLKTLDDIRRIPRPVDVPDQGVLCDLLWADPDKEIQGWGENDRGVSYTFGPDKVAEFLQTHDLDLVCRAHQVVEDGYEFFAKRQLVTIFSAPNYCGEFDNAGAMMSVDDSLTCSFQILKSTEKKGRFGYNNNVHRPGTPPHKGGKGG